The Lacrimispora xylanolytica genome has a segment encoding these proteins:
- a CDS encoding ABC transporter substrate-binding protein: MKLKFNTTSILLASMLLLTACTSNRNKNTAPSSVAETTSVEATTAADKNETDSKADNQLSGTHVVVDHAGNQVEVPNKIERVVIDQIPILSTYMVYFKGSAPHIVGYSGSFKETISETALKNIAPELLESSDTVYAQSDLNIEEIIKLKPDVIFYNANNKEHAQILASSGIPSIGFATVGADSPADPIERYKQWLMLLEDVFGEKGKMESFIEAGDKIVVDVKNRIENIPEDKRPSSMILFKLIDGVPQVSGKGVFGDYWLQHLGVKNVAEEAKGFAQVSFEQIYKWNPQILFINGPGLLKLNRQDVIENKVEGIDFSTIQAVKDERVYNTTLGMWNWFTPNPDAPLVLAWLACNTYPEEFSDYPLETVIRDYYKNFYGYEITDEEMEGMLQLR; encoded by the coding sequence ATGAAGCTGAAATTCAATACAACTTCAATTTTATTAGCATCAATGCTGCTATTAACTGCATGTACTTCCAATCGTAATAAAAATACAGCTCCCTCATCAGTGGCAGAAACCACTTCTGTAGAAGCAACTACGGCTGCTGATAAAAATGAAACCGATTCCAAGGCAGATAATCAGCTATCAGGAACTCATGTAGTTGTAGATCATGCTGGAAATCAGGTTGAAGTTCCAAATAAAATAGAGCGGGTTGTAATAGATCAAATACCGATATTATCTACATACATGGTATATTTTAAAGGTTCAGCCCCCCATATTGTAGGATATAGTGGTTCTTTTAAGGAAACCATATCAGAGACAGCATTAAAGAATATTGCACCTGAGCTGCTTGAATCATCCGATACCGTTTATGCTCAATCGGATCTGAATATAGAGGAAATCATAAAGCTTAAGCCAGATGTGATTTTTTATAACGCCAATAATAAAGAACATGCACAAATACTGGCTTCCAGTGGAATTCCGTCAATAGGATTTGCAACCGTAGGGGCAGATTCCCCCGCAGATCCAATCGAAAGGTATAAGCAGTGGCTGATGCTTTTAGAGGATGTATTTGGAGAGAAGGGCAAGATGGAGAGCTTTATAGAAGCTGGTGACAAGATTGTTGTAGATGTCAAAAACAGAATAGAAAATATTCCAGAGGATAAACGTCCAAGCTCCATGATATTATTTAAACTAATTGACGGTGTTCCCCAGGTTTCCGGTAAAGGAGTATTTGGTGATTATTGGCTGCAACACCTGGGAGTTAAAAATGTTGCAGAGGAAGCAAAGGGTTTTGCGCAGGTTAGCTTTGAACAAATATATAAATGGAATCCCCAGATATTATTTATAAATGGTCCTGGTCTTTTAAAGCTGAACAGGCAGGATGTGATAGAAAATAAAGTTGAAGGCATTGATTTTTCAACAATACAGGCAGTAAAAGATGAGCGGGTATATAATACAACACTAGGCATGTGGAACTGGTTTACGCCTAATCCTGATGCTCCCCTCGTATTAGCCTGGCTTGCATGTAATACTTATCCGGAGGAATTTTCAGATTATCCTTTGGAAACCGTAATTCGTGATTACTACAAGAATTTTTATGGATATGAAATCACTGATGAAGAAATGGAGGGAATGCTTCAATTGCGATGA
- a CDS encoding iron ABC transporter permease: MIEVINTLFDAAKGNRDSQNYSIVINLRAPRIIMAIIVGAGLTCAGNAFQSLFSNPLATPDVLGVTSGTCVGAIIAIIMSMGIMETQLLALTFGLFSVWITMVLARDRNGQSVVFLVLAGVIISALFNAVGSLLKYTADPLDKLPAITYWLMGSFTSASYKKIMIGSPLILSGIAVIYLMRWKLNILSLSSDEARASGMNLKTTRLIFVLAATVITASCVSMCGQVGWIGLLIPHCSRMLVGSNNRYVVPVGISIGASFMIIIDTFSRSISVIELPLSILTAIIGAPVFISLLKRNRGSLH; encoded by the coding sequence ATGATAGAGGTTATAAATACCTTATTTGATGCCGCAAAGGGCAACAGAGATAGCCAGAACTATTCCATTGTTATAAATTTAAGGGCACCAAGAATCATAATGGCAATCATCGTCGGAGCTGGTCTAACATGTGCAGGAAATGCATTTCAGTCACTTTTTTCAAATCCACTTGCAACACCTGATGTACTAGGTGTAACAAGTGGAACCTGTGTGGGTGCGATTATTGCCATTATTATGTCTATGGGCATCATGGAGACTCAATTACTTGCATTGACTTTTGGATTGTTTTCTGTTTGGATTACAATGGTACTGGCAAGAGATAGAAATGGGCAGTCAGTCGTATTTCTTGTTCTGGCTGGAGTAATCATATCGGCACTGTTTAATGCAGTAGGTTCTTTATTAAAATATACTGCGGATCCCCTGGATAAACTGCCAGCCATAACTTATTGGCTCATGGGAAGCTTCACAAGCGCATCTTATAAAAAAATCATGATAGGCTCACCGCTTATATTGTCAGGTATTGCGGTGATATATCTGATGAGATGGAAGCTAAATATATTATCACTAAGCAGCGATGAGGCAAGAGCAAGTGGAATGAATCTAAAGACAACACGCTTAATCTTCGTACTGGCAGCCACAGTCATAACCGCTTCGTGCGTTTCCATGTGTGGACAGGTTGGCTGGATAGGACTTCTGATTCCACATTGTTCCAGAATGCTTGTGGGAAGTAACAATCGTTATGTGGTTCCTGTTGGAATCAGCATTGGAGCCAGTTTTATGATTATCATTGACACATTTTCAAGGAGCATTAGTGTTATTGAACTTCCGTTGTCCATCCTTACCGCAATTATAGGGGCACCGGTATTTATATCATTGCTAAAAAGAAACAGGGGGAGCTTACATTGA